A single candidate division SR1 bacterium Aalborg_AAW-1 DNA region contains:
- a CDS encoding DSBA-like thioredoxin domain protein — MFKKNDYNHEKLTIAVIFSVIAAAFSVAGFFFNNTEEQVLKALNTMEAYKVGGQANREKLKKLYSDPNFATTQGQGIDQALESMGGAAANNNAADNNNGADTTATTSKTLSPEQIASVLDNKPLQGNKDSDIVLVEYTDFECPFCQTHFTNGTVASIISSEKIATTTKQFPLSFHPLAQKSAEGSLCVLELGGEEAFFEYIDKVFTSKDPSVANITAIAKEIGVKDTEFTECLNSNKTAAQVAADMKEGQSLFGVNGTPGNVLINKKTGKYVVVSGAQPLTAFQSAIAQIK; from the coding sequence ATGTTCAAAAAAAATGATTATAATCATGAAAAACTCACAATTGCTGTAATTTTTTCAGTAATAGCAGCTGCTTTTTCAGTAGCAGGATTCTTCTTTAACAATACTGAAGAGCAAGTATTGAAAGCACTCAATACTATGGAAGCATATAAAGTAGGATGACAAGCTAATCGAGAAAAGTTAAAAAAACTTTATTCTGATCCAAATTTTGCCACTACACAAGGACAAGGTATTGACCAAGCTCTTGAATCAATGGGAGGAGCAGCAGCTAATAATAATGCGGCAGATAATAATAATGGTGCTGACACTACCGCTACAACATCAAAAACTCTCTCTCCTGAACAAATTGCTAGTGTTCTTGATAACAAACCGCTACAAGGAAATAAAGATTCTGATATCGTTCTTGTAGAGTATACAGATTTTGAATGTCCATTCTGTCAAACACATTTTACTAATGGAACGGTTGCAAGTATCATTTCTTCTGAAAAAATTGCTACTACTACTAAGCAATTTCCACTTAGCTTCCATCCATTAGCACAAAAATCAGCAGAAGGAAGTTTATGTGTACTAGAACTTGGATGAGAAGAAGCATTCTTTGAATATATTGATAAAGTATTTACATCAAAAGATCCATCAGTAGCTAATATTACTGCAATTGCTAAAGAAATTGGTGTAAAAGATACTGAATTTACAGAATGTCTCAATTCTAACAAAACTGCTGCACAAGTCGCTGCTGACATGAAGGAAGGACAATCATTGTTTGGAGTGAATGGTACTCCTGGTAATGTACTTATCAATAAAAAAACAGGTAAATATGTTGTTGTTTCTGGTGCTCAACCACTTACAGCATTTCAATCTGCTATTGCCCAGATCAAGTAA
- the yxlF gene encoding putative ABC transporter ATP-binding protein YxlF has product MKIMILSINNIHKSFMTGFAQNISKPILQGVSLHIKQGEIYGFLGLNGAGKTTTLETIMGFLTPDQGTITFFGNHVLDNTIRKKIGYAPDKTPYFEYLTGWENVMMIGEYAGVEKKKRETFGLHLFDELGLTYAKNNYVQNYSQGMKQRLGLILSLINDPDLLLWDEPMSGLDPLGRIVVKNLMKKLKAQGKTIIFSTHILSDVEEIADRFGILSEGKIIYEGDMKTITTNLEDFFCEQVTQSTTLQQIKIK; this is encoded by the coding sequence ATGAAAATCATGATTCTTTCCATCAACAACATACATAAATCTTTCATGACCGGCTTTGCTCAAAACATTTCTAAGCCTATTTTACAATGAGTATCACTTCATATTAAGCAATGAGAAATTTATGGATTTTTATGACTTAACGGAGCTGGGAAAACGACAACATTAGAAACTATTATGTGATTTCTTACTCCAGATCAGTGAACTATAACATTCTTTGGAAACCACGTCTTAGATAATACTATTCGTAAAAAAATCGGTTATGCACCTGACAAAACACCCTATTTTGAATATCTGACAGGTTGGGAAAATGTGATGATGATTGGTGAATATGCCTGAGTCGAGAAGAAAAAAAGGGAAACATTCTGACTCCATCTCTTTGATGAACTTGGTCTCACGTACGCCAAAAATAATTATGTGCAAAATTACTCACAAGGTATGAAGCAGAGATTATGACTTATACTTTCTCTTATTAACGATCCTGATCTCCTTCTCTGGGATGAACCAATGAGTGGTCTCGATCCGCTTGGAAGAATCGTCGTCAAAAATCTCATGAAAAAACTCAAAGCACAGGGTAAAACAATTATTTTTTCTACTCATATTCTCTCAGATGTAGAAGAAATCGCTGATAGATTTGGTATTCTCTCTGAAGGAAAAATAATTTACGAAGGAGATATGAAAACTATAACTACAAATTTAGAAGATTTTTTCTGTGAACAAGTTACACAATCAACAACACTACAACAGATAAAAATAAAATAA
- the rpsP gene encoding 30S ribosomal protein S16, with translation MLTIRLSRVGRRNLPMFRVVLTEHTKPAKAGYSEVLGSFNPIKHEFVVNANRVEELLTKGVQLSERVAKLMFAQTKNDMYKKFYTIKNSSKTTKNPDKYN, from the coding sequence ATGCTTACTATTAGATTATCAAGAGTTGGAAGAAGAAACTTACCAATGTTTAGAGTGGTTCTTACTGAGCATACAAAACCAGCAAAGGCTGGTTACTCAGAAGTATTAGGATCATTTAATCCAATCAAACATGAATTTGTTGTAAATGCAAATCGTGTTGAAGAACTTCTTACAAAAGGAGTACAACTTTCTGAAAGAGTTGCAAAATTGATGTTTGCACAAACTAAAAATGATATGTATAAAAAATTTTATACTATTAAAAATTCTAGTAAAACAACTAAGAATCCTGATAAATATAACTAA